A single region of the Glycine max cultivar Williams 82 chromosome 20, Glycine_max_v4.0, whole genome shotgun sequence genome encodes:
- the LOC100814523 gene encoding uncharacterized protein isoform X2 produces MFSVNTLPSQFPPPSPCRRHCRLTVVCSSFRRRSRSRRRHNKVSLPTTTSTSSFEPKLEAVIDLTPLTAFQSELRRFLSSGKDAYRDLQTLVTLDHNRRLVVSCRPSTLHFLGTSAALTFLAFSVFTVLAQLISRFSSWRRNASSHKPVVVRRDRSLGGKEVVVAWGQRSDTNPLSAPVRDSVKRSAKNKVVPFQRKLPKWWPTVINSSASVFDANEQEEYKREAYRVVRAITNSRLGGNDIMENDIIQLRRLCRTSGVQVSIEPTNIRDTLYRASVNFVLNVCSRAPTHSTSIDINGEDAPQFLTGFAENIGLENVRAATIVSAAVAARTRSCLLQAWALEMQGKQVDAMVELSKICLLLRIFPPEESSPEMEMVSRGLEKHLKLEQREHLMFLFGKVCGEDSHRIAREALGLVC; encoded by the exons ATGTTCTCTGTCAACACCCTTCCCTCCCAGTTCCCTCCGCCATCCCCATGCCGTCGCCATTGCCGTCTCACCGTCGTCTGCTCCTCCTTCCGCCGCCGCAGTCGAAGCCGCAGACGTCACAACAAAGTATCTCTtcccaccaccacctccacctctTCATTTGAACCGAAGCTCGAAGCCGTTATCGACCTCACTCCCCTAACCGCTTTCCAATCTGAACTTCGACGGTTCCTATCTTCCGGCAAAGACGCTTACCGAGATTTGCAAACCTTGGTCACTCTCGACCACAACCGGAGGCTTGTCGTTTCGTGTCGCCCTTCCACCTTGCATTTCCTCGGAACTTCGGCGGCTTTGACCTTCCTCGCCTTTTCTGTTTTCACGGTtttggctcaattgatttctagGTTTTCGTCTTGGCGTCGTAACGCGTCTAGCCATAAGCCTGTTGTGGTGCGGAGGGACCGAAGTCTCGGCGGAAAAGAGGTGGTTGTTGCGTGGGGTCAGAGAAGTGACACGAATCCGTTATCAGCGCCGGTTCGGGACTCCGTGAAGCGCTCTGCGAAGAATAAGGTGGTTCCGTTCCAAAGGAAATTGCCCAAATGGTGGCCAACTGTAATCAATTCCAGCGCTTCTGTTTTTGACGCCAATGAACAAGAGGAATACAAGAGGGAGGCTTATAGAGTGGTTCGAG CAATTACCAACAGTAGATTGGGCGGGAATGACATCATGGAGAATGATATAATTCAA TTACGTCGACTATGCAGAACTTCTGGTGTGCAAGTGTCTATTGAACCAACAAATATTCGGGACACCTTGTATCGGGCATCTGTTAACtttgttttaaatgtatgcagcAG GGCACCAACTCACTCTACTTCAATTGATATTAATGGTGAGGATGCTCCACAATTCCTTACTGGATTTGCTGAAAATATCGGCCTTGAAAATGTTCGTGCTGCAACAATTGTGTCTGCAGCTGTTGCTGCTCGTACTCGCTCCTGTCTTCTACAGGCTTGG GCTCTGGAAATGCAAGGCAAACAGGTTGATGCTATGGTGGAACTGTCAAAAATATGCCTTCTTCTACGAATATTTCCTCCTGAGGAGTCTTCG CCTGAAATGGAGATGGTTAGTCGGGGCCTAGAAAAACACTTGAAACTGGAACAAAGAGAACACCTTATGTTTCTCTTTGGTAAAGTTTGTGGCGAGGACAGTCACAGGATTGCAAGAGAAGCCCTTGGGTTG GTTTGTTGA
- the LOC100814523 gene encoding uncharacterized protein isoform X1, giving the protein MFSVNTLPSQFPPPSPCRRHCRLTVVCSSFRRRSRSRRRHNKVSLPTTTSTSSFEPKLEAVIDLTPLTAFQSELRRFLSSGKDAYRDLQTLVTLDHNRRLVVSCRPSTLHFLGTSAALTFLAFSVFTVLAQLISRFSSWRRNASSHKPVVVRRDRSLGGKEVVVAWGQRSDTNPLSAPVRDSVKRSAKNKVVPFQRKLPKWWPTVINSSASVFDANEQEEYKREAYRVVRAITNSRLGGNDIMENDIIQLRRLCRTSGVQVSIEPTNIRDTLYRASVNFVLNVCSRAPTHSTSIDINGEDAPQFLTGFAENIGLENVRAATIVSAAVAARTRSCLLQAWALEMQGKQVDAMVELSKICLLLRIFPPEESSPEMEMVSRGLEKHLKLEQREHLMFLFGKVCGEDSHRIAREALGLTHSPNGCSDQFEDNIAP; this is encoded by the exons ATGTTCTCTGTCAACACCCTTCCCTCCCAGTTCCCTCCGCCATCCCCATGCCGTCGCCATTGCCGTCTCACCGTCGTCTGCTCCTCCTTCCGCCGCCGCAGTCGAAGCCGCAGACGTCACAACAAAGTATCTCTtcccaccaccacctccacctctTCATTTGAACCGAAGCTCGAAGCCGTTATCGACCTCACTCCCCTAACCGCTTTCCAATCTGAACTTCGACGGTTCCTATCTTCCGGCAAAGACGCTTACCGAGATTTGCAAACCTTGGTCACTCTCGACCACAACCGGAGGCTTGTCGTTTCGTGTCGCCCTTCCACCTTGCATTTCCTCGGAACTTCGGCGGCTTTGACCTTCCTCGCCTTTTCTGTTTTCACGGTtttggctcaattgatttctagGTTTTCGTCTTGGCGTCGTAACGCGTCTAGCCATAAGCCTGTTGTGGTGCGGAGGGACCGAAGTCTCGGCGGAAAAGAGGTGGTTGTTGCGTGGGGTCAGAGAAGTGACACGAATCCGTTATCAGCGCCGGTTCGGGACTCCGTGAAGCGCTCTGCGAAGAATAAGGTGGTTCCGTTCCAAAGGAAATTGCCCAAATGGTGGCCAACTGTAATCAATTCCAGCGCTTCTGTTTTTGACGCCAATGAACAAGAGGAATACAAGAGGGAGGCTTATAGAGTGGTTCGAG CAATTACCAACAGTAGATTGGGCGGGAATGACATCATGGAGAATGATATAATTCAA TTACGTCGACTATGCAGAACTTCTGGTGTGCAAGTGTCTATTGAACCAACAAATATTCGGGACACCTTGTATCGGGCATCTGTTAACtttgttttaaatgtatgcagcAG GGCACCAACTCACTCTACTTCAATTGATATTAATGGTGAGGATGCTCCACAATTCCTTACTGGATTTGCTGAAAATATCGGCCTTGAAAATGTTCGTGCTGCAACAATTGTGTCTGCAGCTGTTGCTGCTCGTACTCGCTCCTGTCTTCTACAGGCTTGG GCTCTGGAAATGCAAGGCAAACAGGTTGATGCTATGGTGGAACTGTCAAAAATATGCCTTCTTCTACGAATATTTCCTCCTGAGGAGTCTTCG CCTGAAATGGAGATGGTTAGTCGGGGCCTAGAAAAACACTTGAAACTGGAACAAAGAGAACACCTTATGTTTCTCTTTGGTAAAGTTTGTGGCGAGGACAGTCACAGGATTGCAAGAGAAGCCCTTGGGTTG ACGCATTCTCCAAATGGTTGCTCTGACCAATTCGAAGACAACATCGCTCCGTGA
- the LOC100815055 gene encoding UDP-galactose/UDP-glucose transporter isoform X1, translated as MKNGIMECSVCHSKLVSPSAKTISRAYDRHKSRISSKQRALNVFLVVGDCVLVGFQPILVYMSKVDGKFNFSPISVNFLTEITKVFFAIVMLLLQARHQKVGEKPLLSISTFVQAARNNVLLAVPALLYAINNYLKFIMQLYFNPATVKMLSNLKVLVIALLLKVIMKRRFSIIQWEALALLLIGISVNQLRSLPEGTTALGLPVTMGAYIYTLIFVTVPSLASVYNEYALKSQYDTSIYLQNLFLYGYGAIFNFLGILGTVVVKGPSSFDILQGHSKATMLLIANNAAQGILSSFFFKYADTILKKYSSTVATIFTGIASAVLFGHTLTMNFVIGISIVFISMHQFFSPLSKVKDEQNGVLELHDVHDKQRSKESFINMAAGANEEATHRVGHDERQPLLPS; from the exons ATGAAGAACGGGATAATGGAATGCAGTGTTTGCCATTCCAAATTGGTTTCCCCCTCCGCCAAAACTATATCAAGGGCTTATGATCGCCACAAAAGTAGAATATCGTCCAAGCAACGTGCACTCAACGTCTTTTTGGTCGTTGGTGATTGTGTTCTAGTTGGCTTCCAG CCTATCCTTGTCTATATGTCCAAGGTGGATGGGAAATTCAATTTTAGCCCAATTAGTGTTAATTTTTTGACCGAGATTACAAAGGTTTTCTTTGCTATTGTTATGCTTCTTCTCCAG GCTAGGCATCAAAAAGTTGGGGAGAAGCCTCTTCTCTCAATTTCTACATTTGTGCAG GCAGCTCGTAACAATGTCCTTCTGGCAGTTCCCGCACTTCTGTATGCCATAAACAACTATCTGAAGTTTATCATGCAG CTGTATTTTAATCCTGCTACTGTGAAGATGCTAAGCAATTTGAAG GTTTTAGTAATAGCACTTCTGTTAAAGGTGATTATGAAGCGCCGGTTTTCCATCATTCAG TGGGAAGCTCTTGCTCTACTGCTCATTGGTATAAGTGTTAATCAACTAAGATCTTTACCTGAAGGAACTACAGCTTTGGGTCTTCCTGTCACAATGGGTGCATATATCTATACATTGATCTTT GTCACTGTTCCATCATTGGCCTCTGTTTATAATGAGTATGCTTTGAAGAGCCAATATGATACAAGCATTTATCTGCAG AACTTATTCTTATATGGATATGGAGCTATATTCAATTTTCTTGGGATACTTGGGACTGTTGTTGTCAAAG GGCCTAGCAGCTTTGATATCCTACAAGGTCATTCAAAAGCCACAATGCTTTTGATAGCAAACAATGCTGCCCAAGGGATTTTATCCTCTTTCTTCTTCAAATATGCAG ATACAATTTTGAAGAAGTACTCATCAACAGTAGCAACAATCTTCACTGGTATAGCATCTGCTGTACTATTTGGACATACTTTAACAATGAACTTCGTTATTGGCATCTCTATTGTATTCATCTCAATGCACCAG TTCTTTTCACCACTTTCAAAAGTTAAAGATGAACAAAATGGTGTGCTGGAACTGCATGATGTTCATGACAAACAAAG GTCAAAGGAATCCTTTATAAATATGGCAGCTGGAGCAAATGAGGAG GCCACTCATCGTGTTGGACATGATGAGAGACAGCCACTTCTTCCCTCCTAG
- the LOC100815588 gene encoding inositol transporter 1, which translates to MTITTHYSIPGSSGYLDIYPERKVSAFQNPYIMGFTAVASIGGLLFGYDTGVISGALLYIKDDFPEVRHSNFLQETIVSMAVTGAIVGAAAGGWINDVYGRKKATLIADVIFTLGAIVMAAAPDPYILIIGRVLVGLGVGIASVTAPVYIAESSPSEIRGALVGINVLMITGGQFLSYLINLAFTQVPGTWRWMLGVSGVPAVVQFFLMLLLPESPRWLFIKNRKEEAITVLAKIYDFARLEDEVNLLTTQSEKDCQRRDGIRYWDVFKSKEIRLAFLAGAGLQAFQQFIGINTVMYYSPTIVQMAGFQSNELALLLSLIVAGMNAAGSVLGIYLIDHAGRRKLALYSLGGVIASLIILALSFFNQSSESGLYGWLAILGLALYIAFFSPGMGPVPWTVNSEVYPEEYRGICGGMSATVNWVSNLIVVQSFLSVAAAVGTGPTFLIIAIIAVLAFMFVVVYVPETKGLTFDEVELLWKERAWGKNPDAQSLLVRTENHS; encoded by the exons ATGACGATCACCACCCACTACTCCATTCCGGGAAGCTCTGGGTATCTGGACATATACCCAGAGAGGAAAGTCTCTGCCTTTCAAAACCCTTACATTATGGGCTTCACTGCTGTCGCTAGCATTGGTGGATTGCTCTTTGGCTACGACACTG GTGTTATATCTGGAGCCCTTCTCTATATCAAAGATGATTTTCCGGAGGTCAGGCACAGTAATTTTCTCCAG GAAACAATTGTCAGCATGGCAGTGACTGGTGCAATTGTTGGGGCAGCAGCAGGTGGTTGGATTAATGACGTTTATGGGAGAAAGAAGGCAACCCTCATTGCAGATGTTATCTTTACTCTGGGAGCAATTGTAATGGCTGCTGCCCCAGATCCTTATATTCTCATAATTGGCCGTGTTTTGGTTGGTTTGGGTGTGGGTATAGCTTCTGTTACTGCTCCTGTGTATATTGCAGAATCATCACCATCAGAAATAAGGGGAGCATTAGTAGGCATAAATGTGCTTATGATAACTGGTGGACAATTTCTTTCCTATCTCATAAATCTTGCTTTCACACAG GTTCCTGGGACGTGGCGGTGGATGTTGGGAGTTTCAGGTGTGCCTGCAGTAGTTCAGTTTTTCCTTATGCTCTTACTGCCTGAATCCCCCAGATGGCTCTTTATAAAG AATAGGAAAGAGGAAGCCATTACTGTGCTAGCTAAGATCTATGACTTTGCTCGTTTAGAGGATGAAGTTAATCTACTTACTACTCAGTCAGAGAAAGACTGCCAAAGAAGGGATGGCATTAGATATTGGGATGTTTttaaatcaaaagaaattagACTTGCATTCCTTGCTGGAGCCGGATTGCAG GCTTTTCAGCAATTCATAGGCATAAACACAGTGATGTACTACAGCCCAACAATTGTCCAAATGGCTGGCTTTCAATCTAATGAGTTGGCTCTTCTCCTTTCTCTCATAGTTGCCGGCATGAATGCTGCCGGATCGGTTCTTGGCATTTACCTTATTGACCATGCAGGACGGAGAAAATTGGCCCTATATAGCTTAGGGGGGGTAATAGCATCTCTGATCATCTTGGCCTTGTCATTTTTTAACCAATCATCTGAAAGTGGTTTGTATGGATGGCTTGCAATTCTTGGTTTGGCCCTGTACATTGCTTTCTTCTCCCCAGGGATGGGACCTGTGCCTTGGACAGTTAACTCAGAAGTATACCCTGAAGAATACCGAGGAATATGTGGAGGCATGTCTGCTACTGTGAATTGGGTCTCAAATCTCATTGTGGTACAGTCATTTCTGTCGGTTGCTGCAGCTGTAGGCACTGGCCCTACTTTCTTAATTATTGCTATTATAGCCGTGCTTGCGTTTATGTTTGTGGTTGTCTATGTTCCTGAAACCAAGGGATTGACATTTGATGAAGTGGAGCTGTTATGGAAGGAGAGAGCTTGGGGCAAGAACCCTGATGCTCAAAGCCTTCTTGTTCGGACTGAAAATCATTCCTAG